One Mycolicibacterium pulveris genomic region harbors:
- a CDS encoding amidohydrolase family protein translates to MGSSTLIIDTDTHITEPPDLWTSRMSRKRWGNLIPEVRWIEEQQAEFWCMNGQPIFTVGTCIMVPDEDGRPVRSPRFPDYADSFKSMHPSAFDAKERLAVMDAYGIQAAAIFPNLGFVGPNIFAAAGSDALEFQTAALQAYNDFLLDWSSIAPERLLALALIPYWDVEAAVKEIERCAAAGHKGLVSTGKPHEHGQPLLADRHWDPMWAAAQDAGLSISFHVGGGDLGRHMNDERTNVEGWRATLARLTTSFFLESGITLADLLMSGVLARFPTLRFVSVESAIGWIPFLLESLDFHFKKYEPWHERPEFTADGMLPSDYFRRQVYANYWFEDLQPWHIDAIGEDNLLFETDYPHQTCLDKREIAEAIDSGLSGVSEVAKEKILWRNAASLFNMDVAALEKLA, encoded by the coding sequence ATGGGATCTTCCACGTTGATCATCGACACCGACACGCATATCACCGAGCCTCCCGACCTTTGGACCAGTCGGATGTCGAGAAAGCGGTGGGGCAACCTCATTCCCGAGGTCCGGTGGATCGAGGAGCAGCAGGCCGAGTTCTGGTGCATGAACGGGCAACCGATCTTCACGGTCGGTACCTGCATCATGGTTCCCGATGAGGACGGCAGACCCGTCCGCTCCCCGCGGTTCCCCGACTACGCGGACTCGTTCAAATCGATGCATCCCTCCGCGTTCGACGCCAAGGAGCGGCTGGCGGTGATGGATGCGTACGGGATCCAGGCCGCCGCGATCTTCCCGAACCTCGGGTTCGTGGGCCCCAACATCTTCGCCGCGGCGGGCTCGGATGCACTCGAGTTCCAGACCGCAGCATTGCAGGCCTACAACGACTTCCTGCTGGACTGGAGCTCGATCGCACCGGAGCGGTTGCTGGCGCTGGCGCTGATCCCGTACTGGGATGTCGAGGCGGCGGTCAAAGAGATCGAGCGATGCGCCGCGGCCGGGCACAAGGGCCTGGTCTCGACGGGTAAGCCCCACGAGCACGGACAGCCCCTGCTGGCCGACCGGCACTGGGACCCGATGTGGGCCGCGGCCCAGGACGCCGGCTTGTCGATCAGCTTCCACGTCGGCGGCGGCGATCTGGGCAGGCACATGAACGACGAGCGCACCAATGTCGAGGGATGGCGGGCCACGCTGGCGCGGCTGACGACCTCGTTCTTTCTGGAAAGTGGGATCACCCTGGCAGACCTACTGATGTCGGGCGTGCTTGCGCGCTTCCCGACACTGCGGTTCGTCTCCGTGGAGAGTGCAATCGGCTGGATCCCGTTCCTGTTGGAGTCATTGGACTTTCACTTCAAGAAGTACGAGCCCTGGCATGAACGTCCCGAATTCACCGCCGACGGCATGCTGCCCAGCGACTACTTCCGCCGCCAGGTCTACGCCAACTACTGGTTCGAGGACCTCCAACCGTGGCACATCGACGCCATCGGCGAGGACAACCTGCTTTTCGAGACCGACTATCCCCATCAGACGTGTCTGGACAAGCGTGAGATCGCCGAAGCGATCGACTCCGGCTTGAGCGGGGTCAGCGAAGTCGCCAAGGAGAAGATCCTGTGGCGCAATGCTGCCTCGTTGTTCAACATGGACGTCGCAGCGCTCGAGAAGCTCGCCTGA
- a CDS encoding acetyl-CoA acetyltransferase, protein MSQPIYILGGWQSDFAQKAPGGEFFPLIESAVTGALDDTGVDACDIDVSHVGNFAGEIFTGQGQLGGLVAAVHHGLAGKPASRHEAACASGSMAALAAMADLESGRYDCALVVGAEVLRNVGGQDAGLRLGAAAWVGREVVDEPYPWPSMFGRIGEEYDRRYGLDHAHLGRIAEINFDNAKLNPRAQTRSWEVATESFYEDDELNPVVAGPLRRQDCSRITDGSAAVILASHRFAQSWARHHSVDLAEVPRILGWGHRTGTMLLEDRLAGSADDEYVFPHLRQAILDAYRRAGITGPDDLDVLETHDCFSVSEYVAIDHFGITPAGKAWQAVEDGTIERDGSLPVNPSGGLLGLGHPVGATGIRMLLDGARQVTGRACDYQVPAAGKVGLLNIGGAVTTVATFVVGT, encoded by the coding sequence GTGAGTCAACCGATTTACATTCTGGGCGGATGGCAGTCCGACTTCGCGCAGAAGGCCCCGGGCGGTGAGTTCTTCCCGCTCATCGAATCCGCTGTGACCGGAGCCCTCGACGATACCGGTGTCGATGCATGTGATATCGACGTCAGCCACGTAGGGAACTTCGCTGGCGAAATATTCACCGGCCAAGGCCAACTCGGTGGATTGGTGGCGGCGGTCCACCATGGCCTCGCAGGCAAACCGGCGTCGCGGCACGAGGCGGCATGCGCATCAGGCAGCATGGCGGCGCTCGCGGCGATGGCCGACCTCGAAAGCGGCCGTTACGACTGCGCACTGGTAGTCGGCGCCGAGGTGCTGCGCAACGTGGGTGGTCAGGACGCCGGTCTGAGGCTGGGCGCAGCAGCCTGGGTCGGACGCGAGGTGGTGGACGAACCCTATCCGTGGCCGTCGATGTTCGGTCGGATCGGTGAGGAGTACGACCGGCGTTACGGACTCGACCACGCCCATCTCGGCCGTATCGCCGAGATCAATTTCGATAACGCCAAACTGAACCCACGCGCACAGACTCGGAGTTGGGAGGTGGCCACCGAATCCTTCTACGAGGACGACGAACTCAACCCAGTGGTGGCCGGGCCGCTACGGCGCCAGGACTGCAGCCGCATCACCGATGGTTCGGCCGCGGTGATTCTGGCCTCGCACCGGTTTGCGCAGAGTTGGGCCCGCCACCACAGCGTCGACCTCGCCGAGGTGCCACGCATCCTCGGCTGGGGACACCGCACGGGAACGATGCTTCTCGAGGACAGGCTCGCCGGGAGCGCCGACGATGAGTACGTTTTTCCACATCTGCGTCAGGCGATTTTGGATGCCTACCGCAGAGCGGGTATCACCGGGCCCGACGACCTCGACGTGCTGGAGACCCACGACTGCTTCTCGGTGTCGGAATACGTCGCCATCGACCACTTCGGAATCACCCCGGCGGGTAAGGCGTGGCAGGCAGTGGAGGACGGGACGATCGAACGCGACGGGTCCCTGCCGGTGAATCCCAGCGGGGGCCTCTTGGGCCTCGGTCATCCGGTGGGCGCCACCGGGATCCGGATGCTGCTCGACGGTGCTCGGCAGGTGACAGGTCGAGCCTGCGATTACCAGGTGCCGGCTGCCGGCAAGGTCGGTTTGCTCAACATCGGTGGAGCGGTGACCACGGTCGCCACCTTTGTGGTCGGCACCTGA